From the genome of Mixophyes fleayi isolate aMixFle1 chromosome 2, aMixFle1.hap1, whole genome shotgun sequence, one region includes:
- the SH3BGRL3 gene encoding SH3 domain-binding glutamic acid-rich-like protein 3 has translation MALTLYMTTVTSSRETKSQQSDMIRILETEQCKYETVDISVDKCLLEEMRQKAGNSSALPPQLFCGDKYIGCFEDFMAAVEDGTLSTFLGVKK, from the exons ATGGCTCTAACGCTGTATATGACAACGGTGACCAGCTCCCGGGAG ACAAAGTCTCAGCAAAGTGACATGATTCGGATTTTGGAAACAGAGCAATGTAAATATGAGACAGTGGATATATCTGTGGACAAGTGTCTCCTAGAGGAAATGAGACAAAAGGCTGGAAACTCCAGTGCACTTCCTCCTCAATTGTTCTGCGGTGACAAATACATTGGG tgcTTTGAAGATTTTATGGCTGCTGTGGAAGATGGTACACTGAGTACTTTTCTAGGAGTGAAAAAATAA